A single window of Helicobacter macacae MIT 99-5501 DNA harbors:
- a CDS encoding type III pantothenate kinase, which produces MLLCDIGNTHFHFWSNGKVTHLLPRSLHRRMFNEEIYYISVNPENEKILTKTFKTTYDLESIIDLPTEYMGLGVDRKAACLCVRDGVIIDAGTAITVDVMSGGRHQGGYILPGFNEMIGAYGRISPLLVGGINFTYEPKELPLNTKDSITYGMLKSIILTIQNTIGSKKAYFTGGDGKYLAKFFAQAIYDETMVFRGMRISIERALEKRRRAQSVQELEEAPMDLDWE; this is translated from the coding sequence ATGCTACTATGCGATATAGGCAACACGCATTTTCACTTTTGGAGCAATGGAAAAGTAACCCACCTGCTTCCCCGCTCACTGCACAGAAGAATGTTTAATGAAGAGATTTACTACATTAGCGTAAATCCAGAAAATGAAAAAATCCTTACTAAAACATTTAAAACCACTTATGATTTAGAATCTATTATTGATTTGCCTACGGAGTATATGGGGCTTGGTGTGGATAGAAAAGCTGCGTGTCTATGCGTGCGAGATGGCGTGATAATCGATGCGGGGACGGCTATTACCGTAGATGTGATGAGTGGTGGCAGACATCAAGGCGGCTATATTTTACCGGGGTTTAATGAAATGATAGGCGCGTATGGACGCATATCTCCACTACTTGTAGGAGGGATAAACTTCACTTATGAGCCAAAAGAGCTACCACTAAATACCAAAGATAGTATCACTTATGGAATGCTAAAAAGCATTATTTTGACTATCCAAAACACGATTGGCTCAAAAAAAGCATATTTTACAGGTGGCGATGGCAAGTATCTAGCGAAATTTTTTGCACAAGCGATTTATGATGAAACTATGGTATTTCGTGGTATGAGGATTTCTATTGAGAGGGCATTAGAAAAAAGGCGCAGAGCTCAAAGCGTGCAAGAGCTAGAAGAAGCCCCTATGGATTTGGATTGGGAGTAG
- the hisG gene encoding ATP phosphoribosyltransferase — translation MLNIALPKGRIAKETLQLFSRIFGEDFGFDDRKLILQKGDFCFMLVRSQDVATYVYHQAADIGVVGLDVLEEQPYNIMRLLNLNIGKCRVVVGAHAHKPIDYSKPKITIATKMPNITAKYFSQKAIPIDMIKLYGSIELAALVGLCDGIVDIVETGETMRANNLIESEKILDSSAYLIANFNSFSLKKHAILELCSRIEVALEH, via the coding sequence TTGCTAAATATTGCACTTCCAAAAGGGCGCATTGCTAAGGAAACTTTGCAGCTTTTTTCTCGCATTTTTGGAGAGGATTTTGGCTTTGATGATAGGAAGCTCATCTTGCAAAAAGGCGATTTTTGCTTTATGCTTGTGCGAAGTCAAGATGTCGCCACCTATGTCTATCATCAAGCTGCCGATATAGGCGTGGTGGGGCTAGATGTGCTAGAGGAGCAGCCCTATAACATTATGCGCTTACTAAATCTAAACATAGGCAAATGTCGCGTGGTGGTTGGCGCACACGCACACAAGCCTATTGATTACTCAAAGCCAAAGATTACTATCGCTACAAAAATGCCAAATATCACTGCAAAGTATTTTTCTCAAAAAGCCATACCTATTGATATGATAAAGCTATATGGCTCTATTGAGCTAGCTGCGCTTGTGGGGCTGTGTGATGGGATTGTAGATATTGTAGAGACGGGTGAGACGATGAGGGCAAACAACCTCATAGAGAGTGAGAAAATCCTAGATTCTAGCGCGTATCTAATCGCAAATTTTAATAGCTTCTCGCTTAAAAAGCACGCGATTTTGGAGCTTTGCTCTAGGATAGAAGTCGCACTAGAGCATTAA